The following proteins are co-located in the Lepisosteus oculatus isolate fLepOcu1 chromosome 9, fLepOcu1.hap2, whole genome shotgun sequence genome:
- the LOC107078492 gene encoding zinc finger transcription factor family protein 17-like, translating into MLQFVSGGLQEDSRTSGSAVLVASTGSEISKPASFQKAQGVKKEYLCPYCHVCLSSRNCLYKHKLRKHPDRAHGEKKSAIACLECSNYRCSGQQELIRHLNETHQKALKVEIKSFPDYEDFLQWKANVEANDSASFVKSVKGLKHTQEAKIQWFHCNRSGHYKAKGEGEKLRKLRGSCKIGGRCSAYMKVSVKRADGTVSVECCLGHTSHVIKPSKIDATHSAHERERIREKILQQVQIIVDMTKEDISTEALNALCDHLTSAIAMGEALLNKTNGHDGLLKADSNKEAS; encoded by the exons ATGTTGCAATTTGTTTCGGGTGGATTGCAGGAAG ACTCGAGGACCTCTGGGTCTGCTGTTCTGGTTGCATCCACGGGCTCAGAGATTTCCAAGCCTGCTTCCTTTCAGAAAGCACAG GGAGTGAAGAAAGAATACCTGTGTCCTTACTGCCATGTCTGTCTGAGTTCACGCAACTGCCTCTATAAACACAAGCTTCGGAAGCACCCTGATAGGGCTCATGGGGAGAAGAAGAGTGCTATCGCATGTCTAGAGTGCAGCAATTACAG GTGCAGCGGGCAACAGGAGCTGATTCGCCACCTGAATGAGACTCACCAAAAGGCACTTAAAGTTGAAATCAAGAGCTTTCCTGACTATGAGGATTTTCTTCAGTGGAAGGCCAATGTGGAAGCCAATGACAGTGCCTCATTTGTGAAGTCCGTGAAGGGCTTGAAACACACACAGGAAGCGAAGATCCAGTGGTTTCACTGCAATCGATCAGGCCACTACAAAGCAAAAGGAGAAGGTGAAAAGCTAAGGAAATTACGGGGATCTTGCAAAATTGGAGGCCGGTGTAGCGCCTACATGAAAGTGTCTGTAAAGAGGGCTGATGGAACAGTGAGTGTTGAGTGCTGTTTGGGACACACGTCGCATGTAATCAAGCCTAGCAAGATAGACGCCACTCACAGCGCTCACGAAAGAGAGAGAATCCGTGAAAAAATTCTGCAGCAAGTTCAGATCATTGTGGACATGACAAAGGAAGACATATCCACTGAGGCGCTTAATGCGCTCTGTGATCACTTGACCAGTGCTATAGCCATGGGAGAGGCTTTATTGAATAAGACAAATGGTCACGATGGCCTCCTCAAAGCAGATTCCAACAAAGAAGCAAGCTGA
- the wbp2 gene encoding WW domain-binding protein 2 isoform X2, whose product MTRQRHGAKQEQFRLWGGDHQQQREVIFLTKGKDPMQSFMMPFYLMKGCEVKQPVLGANYIKGIVSSESEGGWEGSCNFRLTFSSGGAIEFGQYMLQVASQASRGQPVSGAFGCPYMPNGAYSYPSPPANGMYAGPPPGYVYPPPPAGFYPGPPTFDSAASYMPPPPYSGPMEQPAQDPGLPNTPAAQAKAAEAAASTSYSSPGPPVYMPEDKPPPYSPPEDKKSK is encoded by the exons ATGACAAGGCAGCGCCATGGCGCTAAACAAGAACAATTCAGACTCTGGGGGGGTGATCATCAACAACAGCGAGAG GTGATCTTCCTGACCAAAGGCAAGGATCCCATGCAGTCCTTCATGATGCCATTTTATCTGATGAAGGGCTGTGAGGTGAAACAGCCAGTCCTGGGGGCCAACTACATCAAGGGCATTGTGAGCTCTGAGTCCGAAG GAGGCTGGGAGGGTTCTTGCAACTTCAGACTGACCTTCAGTTCAGGGGGGGCCATTGAGTTTGGGCAGTACATGCTACAGGTGGCATCACAAG CTTCTAGAGGTCAGCCTGTGAGTGGTGCCTTTGGGTGCCCATACATGCCCAATGGAGCCTACTCCTATCCCTCACCCCCCGCCAATGGAATGTATGCTGGACCCCCACCAGGTTACGTCTATCCCCCTCCTCCAG CTGGATTTTACCCTGGACCCCCAACTTTTGACAGTGCTGCTAGTTACATGCCTCCTCCCCCCTATTCTGGACCAATGGAACAGCCCGCTCAAGACCCAGGCCTGCCCAACACTCCAGCAG CACAAGCAAAAGCTGCAGAGGCAGCAGCCAGCACCAGCTACTCATCTCCTGGCCCTCCTGTCTACATGCCCGAG GACAAACCTCCTCCCTACTCCCCACCAGAGGACAAGAAATCCAAGTAA
- the wbp2 gene encoding WW domain-binding protein 2 isoform X1 has product MALNKNNSDSGGVIINNSESVLMTYDHVELSFTDAETLPEPFRKSKKGSIYLTPYRVIFLTKGKDPMQSFMMPFYLMKGCEVKQPVLGANYIKGIVSSESEGGWEGSCNFRLTFSSGGAIEFGQYMLQVASQASRGQPVSGAFGCPYMPNGAYSYPSPPANGMYAGPPPGYVYPPPPAGFYPGPPTFDSAASYMPPPPYSGPMEQPAQDPGLPNTPAAQAKAAEAAASTSYSSPGPPVYMPEDKPPPYSPPEDKKSK; this is encoded by the exons ATGGCGCTAAACAAGAACAATTCAGACTCTGGGGGGGTGATCATCAACAACAGCGAGAG TGTCCTGATGACCTATGACCATGTGGAGCTGTCCTTCACTGACGCAGAAACATTGCCAGAGCCTTTTAGGAAGAGCAAAAAGGGAAGCATCTATCTGACCCCATACcgg GTGATCTTCCTGACCAAAGGCAAGGATCCCATGCAGTCCTTCATGATGCCATTTTATCTGATGAAGGGCTGTGAGGTGAAACAGCCAGTCCTGGGGGCCAACTACATCAAGGGCATTGTGAGCTCTGAGTCCGAAG GAGGCTGGGAGGGTTCTTGCAACTTCAGACTGACCTTCAGTTCAGGGGGGGCCATTGAGTTTGGGCAGTACATGCTACAGGTGGCATCACAAG CTTCTAGAGGTCAGCCTGTGAGTGGTGCCTTTGGGTGCCCATACATGCCCAATGGAGCCTACTCCTATCCCTCACCCCCCGCCAATGGAATGTATGCTGGACCCCCACCAGGTTACGTCTATCCCCCTCCTCCAG CTGGATTTTACCCTGGACCCCCAACTTTTGACAGTGCTGCTAGTTACATGCCTCCTCCCCCCTATTCTGGACCAATGGAACAGCCCGCTCAAGACCCAGGCCTGCCCAACACTCCAGCAG CACAAGCAAAAGCTGCAGAGGCAGCAGCCAGCACCAGCTACTCATCTCCTGGCCCTCCTGTCTACATGCCCGAG GACAAACCTCCTCCCTACTCCCCACCAGAGGACAAGAAATCCAAGTAA
- the trim65 gene encoding E3 ubiquitin-protein ligase TRIM65 isoform X1 — translation MGFLRLPVTEMDHGNLSCAICLEPFKVPVTIPCGHNFCYNCISKHWERGNGICCPSCRMTFNEKPPLNKNVNLSDLLENHECAESALGNVCSKREVGTCRQHNKSLELYCRTDRMCICCQCAIQECKPHDIVLIQDERKKQEVTLSKKNQELVRYIEGTTKSIEELKDNIAKTKVFLQQTSEWVNVKFCQLLKSMTEKQEAVQQFMQQEMEVVLTEAEGRLTILEERAEKLRENQKQIETIHTLPDIHFLREAQFVALPGIRNVPLNVSSDLQDTLTGVTGILSKISKLLLEDLEKAISVASGQESQGSPEDKQIVVASIPDPIGSSCSPVREGFRANYRKLSFNPDTANANIWLSKDSRQAKHKTSDPQNYPPNKARFENVWQVLCTEGLSGGQHYWEVEITKPWAYIGVAYDSIPRKGKGKDLILGLNEFSWSLHLSEKELCAWHAGRKEPVQIRPHYRRIGLLLNCHAGTLTYYGEGQTILHTFYNAFSQELYPAFWIGEGVSVTLCMP, via the exons ATGGGATTTCTGCGCCTGCCG GTGACAGAAATGGACCATGGGAATCTGTCTTGTGCCATCTGTCTCGAGCCCTTCAAAGTCCCTGTCACCATCCCTTGCGGGCACAACTTCTGTTACAACTGCATCAGCAAGCATTGGGAGAGGGGGAATGGAATATGCTGTCCGTCTTGTCGGATGACCTTCAATGAAAAGCCCCCCCTCAACAAAAATGTGAACTTGTCCGATCTGCTGGAGAATCATGAATGTGCTGAAAGTGCTCTGGGCAATGTATGCAGCAAGAGGGAGGTGGGGACCTGCAGGCAGCACAATAAATCCCTTGAGCTCTACTGCAGAACTGACCGCATGTGCATATGTTGCCAATGTGCCATTCAAGAGTGCAAGCCCCATGACATCGTGCTCATACAGGATGAGAGGAAAAAGCAAGAG GTAACACTCAGCAAAAAGAATCAAGAGTTGGTCAGATACATTGAGGGCACGACAAAGAGCATTGAAGAACTAAAGGACAACATTGCCAAGACCAAG GTTTTCTTGCAGCAGACATCCGAGTGGGTGAATGTGAAGTTCTGCCAGCTGTTGAAGAGCATGACGGAGAAGCAGGAGGCAGTGCAGCAGTTCATGCAGCAGGAGATGGAGGTGGTTCTGACTGAGGCTGAGGGGAGACTCACCATTCTGGAAGAACGAGCTGAGAAGCTGAGGGAAAACCAGAAACAGATTGAAACCATTCATACTCTACCAGATATTCACTTTCTCCGG GAGGCTCAGTTTGTTGCACTGCCAGGCATTAGGAATGTGCCCCTGAATGTTTCCTCAGATCTTCAAGACACATTAACCGGGGTGACTGGCATCTTGTCCAAGATCTCCAAGCTTCTGCTGGAGGATCTGGAGAAAGCAATAAGTGTGGCCAGTGGCCAGGAGAGCCAAG GTTCTCCAGAAGATAAGCAGATTGTGGTGGCTAGTATTCCAGATCCCATTGGCTCAAGCTGTTCACCAGTTAGAGAAGGCTTCCGTGCAA ATTACAGGAAGCTCTCGTTCAACCCTGACACAGCCAATGCCAACATCTGGCTGTCTAAGGACAGCCGCCAGGCAAAGCACAAGACTTCAGACCCACAGAACTACCCCCCCAATAAAGCCCGTTTTGAGAACGTCTGGCAGGTGTTGTGCACTGAGGGGTTGTCGGGGGGGCAGCACTACTGGGAGGTAGAGATAACCAAACCCTGGGCCTACATAGGGGTGGCTTATGATTCAATACCCAGGAAGGGGAAAGGCAAGGACTTGATCCTGGGATTGAATGAGTTTTCCTGGAGCCTTCATCTGTCTGAGAAAGAACTCTGTGCCTGGCATGCAGGCAGGAAGGAGCCAGTCCAGATCAGGCCCCATTATAGGAGGATCGGTCTCCTGCTGAACTGCCATGCTGGTACACTCACCTACTATGGGGAAGGGCAGACCATCCTGCATACCTTCTACAATGCCTTCTCCCAGGAGCTGTACCCAGCCTTCTGGATTGGCGAAGGTGTGAGTGTCACACTGTGCATGCCTTGA
- the trim65 gene encoding E3 ubiquitin-protein ligase TRIM65 isoform X2, with translation MDHGNLSCAICLEPFKVPVTIPCGHNFCYNCISKHWERGNGICCPSCRMTFNEKPPLNKNVNLSDLLENHECAESALGNVCSKREVGTCRQHNKSLELYCRTDRMCICCQCAIQECKPHDIVLIQDERKKQEVTLSKKNQELVRYIEGTTKSIEELKDNIAKTKVFLQQTSEWVNVKFCQLLKSMTEKQEAVQQFMQQEMEVVLTEAEGRLTILEERAEKLRENQKQIETIHTLPDIHFLREAQFVALPGIRNVPLNVSSDLQDTLTGVTGILSKISKLLLEDLEKAISVASGQESQGSPEDKQIVVASIPDPIGSSCSPVREGFRANYRKLSFNPDTANANIWLSKDSRQAKHKTSDPQNYPPNKARFENVWQVLCTEGLSGGQHYWEVEITKPWAYIGVAYDSIPRKGKGKDLILGLNEFSWSLHLSEKELCAWHAGRKEPVQIRPHYRRIGLLLNCHAGTLTYYGEGQTILHTFYNAFSQELYPAFWIGEGVSVTLCMP, from the exons ATGGACCATGGGAATCTGTCTTGTGCCATCTGTCTCGAGCCCTTCAAAGTCCCTGTCACCATCCCTTGCGGGCACAACTTCTGTTACAACTGCATCAGCAAGCATTGGGAGAGGGGGAATGGAATATGCTGTCCGTCTTGTCGGATGACCTTCAATGAAAAGCCCCCCCTCAACAAAAATGTGAACTTGTCCGATCTGCTGGAGAATCATGAATGTGCTGAAAGTGCTCTGGGCAATGTATGCAGCAAGAGGGAGGTGGGGACCTGCAGGCAGCACAATAAATCCCTTGAGCTCTACTGCAGAACTGACCGCATGTGCATATGTTGCCAATGTGCCATTCAAGAGTGCAAGCCCCATGACATCGTGCTCATACAGGATGAGAGGAAAAAGCAAGAG GTAACACTCAGCAAAAAGAATCAAGAGTTGGTCAGATACATTGAGGGCACGACAAAGAGCATTGAAGAACTAAAGGACAACATTGCCAAGACCAAG GTTTTCTTGCAGCAGACATCCGAGTGGGTGAATGTGAAGTTCTGCCAGCTGTTGAAGAGCATGACGGAGAAGCAGGAGGCAGTGCAGCAGTTCATGCAGCAGGAGATGGAGGTGGTTCTGACTGAGGCTGAGGGGAGACTCACCATTCTGGAAGAACGAGCTGAGAAGCTGAGGGAAAACCAGAAACAGATTGAAACCATTCATACTCTACCAGATATTCACTTTCTCCGG GAGGCTCAGTTTGTTGCACTGCCAGGCATTAGGAATGTGCCCCTGAATGTTTCCTCAGATCTTCAAGACACATTAACCGGGGTGACTGGCATCTTGTCCAAGATCTCCAAGCTTCTGCTGGAGGATCTGGAGAAAGCAATAAGTGTGGCCAGTGGCCAGGAGAGCCAAG GTTCTCCAGAAGATAAGCAGATTGTGGTGGCTAGTATTCCAGATCCCATTGGCTCAAGCTGTTCACCAGTTAGAGAAGGCTTCCGTGCAA ATTACAGGAAGCTCTCGTTCAACCCTGACACAGCCAATGCCAACATCTGGCTGTCTAAGGACAGCCGCCAGGCAAAGCACAAGACTTCAGACCCACAGAACTACCCCCCCAATAAAGCCCGTTTTGAGAACGTCTGGCAGGTGTTGTGCACTGAGGGGTTGTCGGGGGGGCAGCACTACTGGGAGGTAGAGATAACCAAACCCTGGGCCTACATAGGGGTGGCTTATGATTCAATACCCAGGAAGGGGAAAGGCAAGGACTTGATCCTGGGATTGAATGAGTTTTCCTGGAGCCTTCATCTGTCTGAGAAAGAACTCTGTGCCTGGCATGCAGGCAGGAAGGAGCCAGTCCAGATCAGGCCCCATTATAGGAGGATCGGTCTCCTGCTGAACTGCCATGCTGGTACACTCACCTACTATGGGGAAGGGCAGACCATCCTGCATACCTTCTACAATGCCTTCTCCCAGGAGCTGTACCCAGCCTTCTGGATTGGCGAAGGTGTGAGTGTCACACTGTGCATGCCTTGA
- the mrpl38 gene encoding large ribosomal subunit protein mL38 isoform X1: MAARMVCGVVLRTGTDLGVFRRFGTSAAACRRAAPLGPMPNEDIDARNLESLEKYRSYTRYLKVAEEESRKPHWWKTYRQYVVQEEGAEKIDIGLPRLQLSRSQEVKERRKLCRENRRSSELERATRLQTLRIPLDEVKAEWERTNGPYDVQRVAEYYGIYRDLFPHATFVPRVVLRVVYGTEGEHSSPVHCGNVLTPSEAASAPHVTFGAEDGSLWTLLLTSPDEHLRDNESEYVHWLVGNIPGNMVHSGEEVCHYFPPFPAKGTGFHRFVFILFKQEGPINFKEDYRQSPCHSLTMRTFRTLDFYRKHQDAMTPAGLAFFQCQWDDSVTHTFHEMLSMKEPVFEYDRPPVYHPPQKKYPHGQPLRYLDRYRDSQEPSYGIY; the protein is encoded by the exons ATGGCGGCGCGCATGGTGTGCGGAGTTGTGCTGCGGACAGGGACGGATTTGGGCGTCTTCCGAAGATTCGGAACGTCAG CTGCTGCGTGCCGGCGAGCAGCTCCACTGGGACCCATGCCCAATGAAGACATCGATGCCCGAAACCTGGAGTCTCTGGAGAAGTACCGCAGTTACACACGTTACCTGAAGGTGGCGGAAGAGGAGAGCAGGAAACCCCACTGGTGGAAAACCTACAGACAGTACGTCGTGCaggaggagg GTGCTGAGAAGATTGACATTGGCCTGCCTCGTCTGCAACTGTCTCGAAGCCAAGAGGTGAAGGAGAGGAGGAAATTGTGCAGAGAGAACCGCAGAAGCAGCGAACTAGAGAGGGCGACACGCCTGCAGACCT TGCGAATACCTCTGGATGAGGTGAAGGCAGAGTGGGAGAGGACAAATGGTCCCTATGATGTTCAGAGAGTAGCTGAGTACTATGGCATATATCGGGATCTCTTCCCTCATGCCACCTTTGTGCCAAGGGTGGTGTTGCGTGTCGTGTATGGCACAGAGGGGGAGCACAGTTCACCAGTGCATTGTGGGAATGTGTTAACTCCCAGCGAg GCAGCCAGTGCTCCTCACGTGACATTTGGAGCAGAGGATGGCTCCCTGTGGACGCTGCTTCTTACCAGCCCGG ATGAACACCTTAGAGACAATGAGTCCGAATATGTTCACTGGCTCGT AGGTAATATTCCTGGGAATATGGTCCATTCTGGAGAGGAAGTTTGTCATTATTTCCCACCTTTCCCAGCCAAAGGCACAGGATTCCACAGGTTCGTCTTCATTCTGTTCAAGCAGGAAGGGCCTATCAATTTCAAGGAAGATTACAGACAGTCTCCCTG TCACAGTTTAACAATGAGGACGTTCAGAACTTTGGATTTCTACAGAAAGCATCAGGATGCAATGACTCCAGCTGGGCTGGCCTTCTTCCAGTGCCAGTGGGATGACTCCGTCACACACACTTTCCACGAGATGCTCA GTATGAAGGAACCTGTGTTTGAGTATGACAGACCACCTGTGTATCATCCTCCACAGAAAAAGTACCCTCATGGGCAACCCCTCAGATACCTGGACAGATACAGAGACAGCCAGGAACCCAGCTATGGCATCTACTGA
- the mrpl38 gene encoding large ribosomal subunit protein mL38 isoform X2, giving the protein MPNEDIDARNLESLEKYRSYTRYLKVAEEESRKPHWWKTYRQYVVQEEGAEKIDIGLPRLQLSRSQEVKERRKLCRENRRSSELERATRLQTLRIPLDEVKAEWERTNGPYDVQRVAEYYGIYRDLFPHATFVPRVVLRVVYGTEGEHSSPVHCGNVLTPSEAASAPHVTFGAEDGSLWTLLLTSPDEHLRDNESEYVHWLVGNIPGNMVHSGEEVCHYFPPFPAKGTGFHRFVFILFKQEGPINFKEDYRQSPCHSLTMRTFRTLDFYRKHQDAMTPAGLAFFQCQWDDSVTHTFHEMLSMKEPVFEYDRPPVYHPPQKKYPHGQPLRYLDRYRDSQEPSYGIY; this is encoded by the exons ATGCCCAATGAAGACATCGATGCCCGAAACCTGGAGTCTCTGGAGAAGTACCGCAGTTACACACGTTACCTGAAGGTGGCGGAAGAGGAGAGCAGGAAACCCCACTGGTGGAAAACCTACAGACAGTACGTCGTGCaggaggagg GTGCTGAGAAGATTGACATTGGCCTGCCTCGTCTGCAACTGTCTCGAAGCCAAGAGGTGAAGGAGAGGAGGAAATTGTGCAGAGAGAACCGCAGAAGCAGCGAACTAGAGAGGGCGACACGCCTGCAGACCT TGCGAATACCTCTGGATGAGGTGAAGGCAGAGTGGGAGAGGACAAATGGTCCCTATGATGTTCAGAGAGTAGCTGAGTACTATGGCATATATCGGGATCTCTTCCCTCATGCCACCTTTGTGCCAAGGGTGGTGTTGCGTGTCGTGTATGGCACAGAGGGGGAGCACAGTTCACCAGTGCATTGTGGGAATGTGTTAACTCCCAGCGAg GCAGCCAGTGCTCCTCACGTGACATTTGGAGCAGAGGATGGCTCCCTGTGGACGCTGCTTCTTACCAGCCCGG ATGAACACCTTAGAGACAATGAGTCCGAATATGTTCACTGGCTCGT AGGTAATATTCCTGGGAATATGGTCCATTCTGGAGAGGAAGTTTGTCATTATTTCCCACCTTTCCCAGCCAAAGGCACAGGATTCCACAGGTTCGTCTTCATTCTGTTCAAGCAGGAAGGGCCTATCAATTTCAAGGAAGATTACAGACAGTCTCCCTG TCACAGTTTAACAATGAGGACGTTCAGAACTTTGGATTTCTACAGAAAGCATCAGGATGCAATGACTCCAGCTGGGCTGGCCTTCTTCCAGTGCCAGTGGGATGACTCCGTCACACACACTTTCCACGAGATGCTCA GTATGAAGGAACCTGTGTTTGAGTATGACAGACCACCTGTGTATCATCCTCCACAGAAAAAGTACCCTCATGGGCAACCCCTCAGATACCTGGACAGATACAGAGACAGCCAGGAACCCAGCTATGGCATCTACTGA